From Microbispora sp. ZYX-F-249, one genomic window encodes:
- a CDS encoding amino acid adenylation domain-containing protein: MTFDHEPQASAQGVIAAARPQSGGACLPDLLREHVRAQPGRTACVYGGERLTYRELARRSSALAARLRRLGVAADERVGLFAEPSTELMTGVWGILCAGGAYLPLSPEYPEERLRYIIEDSRTSVILTQRALAARLAELAPRGTTIVVLDAADGPAASPAGDPGDAARISPGDAAYVVYTSGSTGRPKGVVIEHRAIVSQMRWLHAVHGIDRDRVILQKTPLSFDAAQWEILAPACGSTVVMGAPGLYRDPEALIDTVVACGVTTLQCVPTLLQALLDTERLGECTSLTRLFSGGEALSRRLALQCLDALPHCELVNLYGPTECTINSSSFAVDRRAAADGPQTIPIGTPAHGTWFRLLDGDRLLTTPGEIGELYIGGVQLARGYLNRPDLTAERFVADPFGDGRESSRLYRTGDLAYWNADGTLQFAGRVDNQVKLRGFRIELDEVRLGIESHDWVSNAAVVVKDDSATGDRQLVAYVELNPREAALMDQGEHGAHHLSKDSRLQVRAQLSDGGCRDEAEIRGKAVTLLPGATATAEQRRRVFARKTYRFFEGGDVTKDDIVRLLERTGTATRPRALDSLGLAELGEILRYFGQFSSDERMLPKYGYASPGSLYATQMYLEIGGLDGVRPGYHYYHPVRHQLILIRETPAAATPRLRIHFVGKRRAIEPVYKKNVREVLEIEAGHMVGLFEEILPEHGLDIRAAGYLPETKDHLECADEDDYLGTFAVVPYAGPRPEDSLDVYVQAHPGRVRGLDEGLYRYAAGDLHRISGDVILKKHVVAINQEVYRRSRFGVALVGRPGPDWLGYLDLGRRLHRLQMNDLGLGLMSSGYSSKTGDDLPSARRMESILRACGREPGPFYFAVGGRVSEEQLRSTGMKEDTVHMRGPTEIVRDDLIGFLPDYMLPNRVVILDRLPRTANGKIDTRALEALDLGGPDLTGEPFVAPRTEDEERIARVWGRVLKREKVSVRDDFFVSRGNSLTAMALVKGINREFGCSLPLQVVFRAPTVEKLAIEVRAGGARPSSRLVRLNTTGSGNPVFCWPGLGGYPMNLRSLAEGIGVDRPFYGLQAYGINKEEVPYSTVREMAEEDNRALRRVQPEGPYTLWGYSFGARVAFETARLLEEAGEQVERLLLIAPGSPRVRAGGDRGGGDEPVYTNRKYLAILFSVFAGRVDGPLLEDCLKEVGDEDAFVSFVGTHFPDIDPDLVRRIVRTVARTYQMRIQIGGGAQRPVNAPVTIVKARGDEPSFAEDGHGLFSGPPSVIELDADHYGILKEPGLGELRRALGRVPGL; this comes from the coding sequence GTGACCTTCGACCACGAACCCCAGGCGAGTGCCCAGGGCGTCATCGCCGCCGCGCGCCCCCAGTCCGGCGGCGCCTGCCTGCCGGACCTGCTCCGGGAGCACGTGCGGGCACAGCCCGGCCGCACGGCGTGCGTCTACGGCGGCGAACGCCTCACCTACCGCGAGCTGGCCCGGCGTAGCAGCGCCCTGGCCGCCCGCCTGCGACGTCTCGGTGTGGCCGCCGACGAACGCGTCGGCCTGTTCGCCGAGCCGTCGACCGAGCTGATGACGGGCGTGTGGGGCATCCTGTGCGCCGGCGGCGCGTACCTGCCGCTGTCCCCGGAGTATCCGGAGGAGCGGCTGCGCTACATCATCGAGGACTCCCGGACCTCGGTGATCCTGACCCAGCGGGCGCTCGCCGCGCGGCTGGCGGAGCTGGCGCCGCGGGGCACGACGATCGTCGTCCTGGACGCGGCCGACGGGCCCGCCGCGTCGCCGGCCGGCGACCCCGGGGACGCGGCCCGCATCAGTCCCGGCGACGCGGCGTACGTCGTCTACACCTCCGGAAGCACCGGCAGGCCGAAGGGCGTGGTGATCGAGCACCGCGCCATCGTCAGCCAGATGCGGTGGCTGCACGCCGTCCACGGGATCGACCGGGACCGGGTCATCCTGCAGAAGACCCCGTTGAGCTTCGACGCGGCGCAGTGGGAGATCCTCGCGCCCGCCTGCGGCAGCACCGTCGTCATGGGGGCTCCGGGTCTCTACCGCGACCCCGAAGCGCTCATCGACACCGTCGTCGCGTGCGGCGTGACCACCCTGCAGTGCGTCCCGACCCTCCTGCAGGCGCTGCTCGACACCGAGCGGCTGGGGGAGTGCACCTCGCTCACCCGGCTCTTCAGCGGCGGGGAGGCCCTTTCCCGGCGCCTCGCGCTGCAGTGCCTGGACGCGCTGCCGCACTGCGAGCTGGTCAACCTCTACGGGCCGACCGAGTGCACCATCAACTCCTCCAGCTTCGCCGTCGACCGGCGGGCCGCCGCGGACGGCCCGCAGACGATCCCGATCGGCACGCCGGCCCACGGCACCTGGTTCCGCCTGCTCGACGGCGACCGCCTGCTGACGACCCCGGGGGAGATCGGCGAGCTGTACATCGGCGGCGTCCAGCTCGCGCGGGGGTACCTGAACCGGCCCGACCTGACCGCGGAGCGGTTCGTCGCCGACCCGTTCGGCGACGGCCGGGAGTCCTCCCGGCTCTACCGCACCGGCGACCTGGCGTACTGGAACGCGGACGGCACCCTCCAGTTCGCGGGCCGGGTCGACAACCAGGTGAAGCTGCGGGGATTCCGGATCGAGCTGGACGAGGTCAGGCTGGGCATCGAGAGCCACGACTGGGTCAGCAACGCCGCGGTCGTCGTCAAGGACGACTCCGCCACCGGGGACCGGCAGCTCGTCGCGTACGTCGAGCTGAACCCCAGGGAAGCGGCCCTGATGGACCAGGGCGAGCACGGCGCCCACCACCTGTCGAAGGACAGCAGGCTCCAGGTGCGGGCGCAGCTGTCGGACGGAGGGTGCCGCGACGAGGCGGAGATCCGCGGCAAGGCGGTGACCCTTCTACCCGGCGCGACGGCGACGGCGGAGCAGCGCCGGCGGGTGTTCGCCCGCAAGACCTACCGCTTCTTCGAGGGCGGCGACGTCACGAAGGACGACATCGTGCGGCTGCTGGAAAGGACGGGCACGGCCACCCGTCCGCGCGCCCTCGACAGCCTGGGCCTCGCCGAGCTCGGGGAGATCCTGCGGTATTTCGGGCAGTTCTCCAGCGACGAGCGGATGCTGCCGAAGTACGGCTACGCCTCGCCCGGGTCCCTCTACGCCACCCAGATGTACCTGGAGATCGGCGGCCTCGACGGCGTGCGGCCCGGATATCACTACTACCACCCCGTCCGGCACCAGCTGATCCTCATCCGGGAGACGCCGGCCGCGGCGACGCCGCGGCTGAGGATCCACTTCGTCGGCAAGCGACGGGCGATCGAGCCGGTCTACAAGAAGAACGTCCGCGAGGTCCTGGAGATCGAGGCCGGCCACATGGTCGGGCTGTTCGAGGAGATCCTCCCGGAACACGGTCTCGACATCAGGGCCGCCGGCTACCTGCCCGAGACGAAGGACCACCTGGAGTGCGCGGACGAGGACGACTACCTCGGCACGTTCGCCGTGGTGCCGTACGCCGGGCCGCGGCCGGAGGACTCGCTCGACGTCTACGTGCAGGCGCACCCCGGCAGGGTGCGGGGGCTGGACGAAGGCCTCTACCGGTACGCGGCCGGCGACCTGCACCGGATCTCCGGCGACGTGATCCTGAAGAAGCACGTCGTGGCCATCAACCAGGAGGTCTACCGGCGGTCCCGCTTCGGCGTCGCACTGGTCGGCAGGCCCGGCCCGGACTGGCTCGGCTACCTCGACCTCGGCCGCAGGCTCCACCGCCTGCAGATGAACGACCTGGGCCTGGGCCTCATGTCGTCCGGTTACAGCTCGAAGACCGGCGACGACCTGCCGTCGGCGCGGCGCATGGAGAGCATCCTGCGCGCCTGCGGCCGGGAGCCCGGCCCGTTCTACTTCGCCGTCGGCGGCCGCGTCAGCGAGGAGCAGCTGCGGAGCACGGGGATGAAGGAGGACACCGTCCACATGAGGGGCCCGACGGAGATCGTCAGGGACGACCTCATCGGGTTCCTGCCGGACTACATGCTGCCCAATCGGGTCGTGATCCTCGACCGGCTGCCGCGCACGGCCAACGGGAAGATCGACACGAGGGCGCTGGAGGCGCTGGACCTGGGCGGTCCCGACCTCACCGGCGAGCCCTTCGTCGCCCCCCGCACCGAGGACGAGGAACGGATCGCCCGCGTGTGGGGGCGGGTGCTGAAACGGGAGAAGGTCTCCGTGCGGGACGACTTCTTCGTCTCCCGGGGAAACTCGCTGACCGCGATGGCGCTCGTGAAGGGAATCAACCGGGAGTTCGGCTGCTCGCTCCCGCTCCAGGTGGTGTTCCGGGCGCCGACCGTGGAGAAACTCGCGATCGAGGTCCGGGCCGGCGGCGCGAGGCCCTCCTCGCGTCTGGTCAGGCTCAATACCACGGGCTCGGGAAATCCCGTCTTCTGCTGGCCCGGTCTGGGTGGTTATCCCATGAACCTCCGGTCACTGGCCGAGGGAATAGGGGTTGACCGGCCGTTCTACGGCCTTCAGGCTTACGGCATAAATAAGGAAGAGGTTCCGTATTCCACGGTACGGGAGATGGCCGAGGAGGATAACCGGGCGCTGCGGCGGGTCCAGCCGGAGGGGCCGTACACGCTGTGGGGATACTCCTTCGGCGCGCGCGTCGCCTTCGAGACGGCGCGCCTGCTCGAAGAGGCGGGCGAGCAGGTCGAGCGCCTGCTGCTCATCGCTCCCGGGTCGCCGCGGGTGCGCGCGGGCGGCGATCGCGGCGGTGGTGACGAGCCCGTCTACACCAACAGGAAGTATCTCGCGATTCTGTTCTCGGTTTTCGCCGGGCGGGTGGACGGGCCATTGCTGGAGGACTGCCTGAAGGAGGTCGGGGACGAGGACGCTTTCGTGTCGTTCGTCGGCACGCATTTCCCGGATATCGACCCCGATCTGGTGCGGAGAATCGTCCGGACCGTGGCCCGGACGTATCAGATGAGAATCCAGATCGGAGGTGGAGCGCAACGGCCGGTCAACGCGCCGGTGACGATAGTGAAAGCCCGGGGGGACGAACCGTCGTTCGCCGAGGACGGGCACGGATTGTTCTCCGGGCCACCCTCCGTGATCGAGCTCGACGCCGACCATTACGGCATTCTCAAGGAGCCGGGCCTGGGGGAGCTGCGGCGAGCCCTGGGCCGCGTGCCCGGCCTGTGA
- a CDS encoding tautomerase family protein has product MPHVNIKYFPRPLTGEQEAALIAAVSGAVREAFECDEGVVSIALEPVAQEEWDRLVYQPEIVGRGHLLRKTPNY; this is encoded by the coding sequence ATGCCGCACGTCAATATCAAATACTTTCCGCGCCCCCTGACCGGTGAACAGGAGGCCGCGCTGATCGCCGCGGTGAGCGGCGCCGTACGGGAGGCCTTCGAGTGCGACGAGGGCGTCGTCTCGATCGCGCTCGAACCGGTCGCGCAGGAGGAGTGGGACCGGCTGGTCTACCAGCCCGAGATCGTCGGACGCGGGCATCTGCTCCGTAAGACCCCGAACTACTGA
- the epsC gene encoding serine O-acetyltransferase EpsC translates to MNDDQAPAPRGQRTPGLLRILAEDLRTIVERDPSVLDRKEALLHPVLPALWLHRVAHRLHRRGRRLTARLLMLLARAVTGVEIHPGAVLGRRVFLDHGAAVVIGETAVVGDDVTIYHQVTLGAVGWWRDNLRPDGERRHPVIGARVVLGAGATVLGPVRVGDDAVIGARALVVGDVPAGARALAPLGAVSEPRDRAVQARPAPPPDERNGSMNPDSTVLIVGATDETVRTAKELGLSVLLLQHPTKVNAEQERLADVLRVLDYTDWAAVEPVARQLREEPGFRVAVSITEPGLENAGRINDLFGLGGTGYEVTRLFRDKLAMRRHLAGLDPSAVAAAPLLRRGDLDAFAAAHGYPFIVKPTDATASIGVFRVAGPEDAERVWATVEGLRGTRTDRVSTMYLLQDFFMEEYVEGPEFSVEAFSFAGRHVVVAITEKFGHHDSFAELGHAVPARLAEPEQERIRAAVARFLDRIGLRDGVTHTEVRLGARDAVIIESHNRVAGDMIPQLVRAAYGIDMIEYALGWPFGLVPELPDRPEAHAGACVRSLVSEPGRVESVEGVAEAAALEGVLNVHVTAKPGDTVHAMRDNWDRLGLVAVTGPDTTEAIRRGERIAGDAIRIRVAGEDGRTWLARVAEVRSLTEAPA, encoded by the coding sequence ATGAACGACGACCAGGCGCCCGCGCCGCGCGGACAGCGGACCCCGGGACTGCTGCGCATCCTGGCCGAGGACCTGCGGACGATCGTCGAGCGGGATCCGTCCGTCCTCGACCGGAAGGAGGCGTTGCTGCACCCGGTGCTTCCGGCGCTGTGGCTGCACCGCGTCGCCCACCGGCTGCACCGGCGCGGCCGGCGGCTGACGGCCCGGTTGCTGATGCTCCTCGCGCGCGCCGTCACCGGGGTGGAGATCCACCCGGGCGCGGTGCTCGGGCGCCGGGTCTTCCTCGACCACGGCGCGGCCGTGGTGATCGGGGAGACCGCGGTCGTGGGCGACGACGTGACCATCTACCACCAGGTGACCCTGGGAGCGGTCGGCTGGTGGCGCGACAACCTGCGTCCGGACGGGGAACGGCGGCACCCGGTGATCGGGGCCCGCGTGGTGCTGGGCGCCGGCGCGACCGTTCTCGGCCCGGTGCGCGTGGGCGACGACGCCGTCATCGGAGCGCGGGCGCTGGTCGTCGGCGACGTGCCCGCCGGCGCGCGCGCCCTCGCCCCCCTGGGTGCCGTTTCCGAGCCTCGCGACAGGGCCGTTCAGGCCCGCCCGGCCCCACCACCTGACGAAAGGAATGGATCGATGAATCCGGACAGCACGGTCCTGATCGTCGGCGCCACCGATGAGACCGTACGCACGGCCAAGGAACTCGGCCTGAGCGTGCTGCTGCTCCAGCACCCCACCAAGGTCAACGCCGAGCAGGAGAGGCTCGCCGACGTCCTGCGCGTCCTGGACTACACCGACTGGGCGGCCGTCGAGCCCGTCGCCAGGCAACTGCGGGAGGAGCCCGGCTTCCGCGTCGCGGTCTCCATCACCGAGCCGGGACTGGAGAACGCGGGACGGATCAACGACCTGTTCGGCCTGGGCGGCACCGGTTACGAGGTCACGCGCCTGTTCCGCGACAAACTGGCCATGCGCCGCCACCTGGCCGGCCTCGACCCGTCCGCGGTGGCCGCCGCGCCCCTCCTGCGGCGCGGCGACCTCGACGCCTTCGCGGCCGCCCACGGCTACCCGTTCATCGTCAAGCCGACCGACGCGACCGCGAGCATCGGCGTCTTCCGGGTCGCCGGGCCCGAGGACGCCGAGCGGGTCTGGGCGACCGTGGAGGGACTGCGCGGCACGCGGACCGACCGGGTCTCGACGATGTACCTCCTGCAGGACTTCTTCATGGAGGAGTACGTGGAGGGGCCGGAGTTCAGCGTCGAGGCGTTCAGCTTCGCCGGCCGCCACGTGGTCGTGGCGATCACCGAGAAGTTCGGCCACCACGACAGCTTCGCCGAGCTCGGCCACGCCGTGCCCGCCCGGCTCGCGGAGCCGGAGCAGGAGCGGATCCGCGCCGCCGTCGCCCGCTTCCTCGACCGGATCGGGCTCAGGGACGGCGTCACGCACACGGAGGTGCGGCTCGGCGCCCGCGACGCGGTCATCATCGAGAGCCACAACCGCGTCGCCGGCGACATGATCCCCCAGCTCGTCCGCGCCGCGTACGGCATCGACATGATCGAGTACGCGCTCGGGTGGCCGTTCGGACTGGTTCCCGAGTTGCCCGACCGGCCCGAGGCGCACGCGGGGGCCTGCGTCCGGTCGCTGGTGAGCGAGCCGGGACGGGTCGAGTCGGTGGAGGGCGTCGCCGAGGCCGCCGCGCTGGAGGGCGTGCTGAACGTGCACGTCACCGCCAAGCCCGGCGACACCGTGCACGCCATGCGCGACAACTGGGACAGGCTCGGCCTGGTGGCCGTGACCGGCCCCGACACGACCGAGGCGATCCGCCGCGGCGAGCGGATCGCGGGGGACGCCATCCGGATCCGGGTGGCCGGCGAGGACGGACGGACCTGGCTCGCGCGCGTGGCCGAGGTCCGATCGCTGACGGAGGCGCCGGCATGA